A portion of the Candida dubliniensis CD36 chromosome R, complete sequence genome contains these proteins:
- a CDS encoding predicted glutathione s-transferase (spliced gene) translates to MTDKIEILKFAGEDGAYKRRPSSFREFISSKPGARFPPEAGRYHLYVSFACPWAHRTLITRRLKGLTSIIGLSVVHWHMDDKGWRFPTKEELKSLKTEDDISLGTPDHNYDFSRLRELYFKAEPDYEGRFTVPVLWDKKEGTIVNNESAEIIRMLNTEFNGILPSEYAEVNLVPKDLESQIDELNSWIYDNINNGVYKAGFASKQEVYSKECQNVFDHLDKVEALLEKNHNGSKKGEFLLGNQLTEADIRLYTTIIRFDPVYVQHFKCNIGMIRTHYPYIHNWLRLLYWKIPGFQETTNFEHIKYHYTKSHIKINPYGITPLGPVPNILPLEEK, encoded by the coding sequence GAAGACGGTGCTTATAAAAGAAGACCATCAAGCTTCAGAGAATTTATCAGCTCTAAGCCAGGTGCACGTTTCCCACCAGAAGCAGGTAGATATCATCTTTATGTATCTTTTGCTTGCCCATGGGCACACCGTACTTTAATCACTCGTCGCCTCAAGGGATTAACTTCTATCATTGGATTGTCTGTTGTTCATTGGCATATGGATGACAAAGGATGGAGATTTCCTACAAAGGAAGAATTGAAGTCATTGAAAACCGAAGACGATATTTCATTAGGTACACCTGATCATAATTATGATTTTTCCCGTCTTAGAGAATTGTACTTTAAGGCTGAACCAGACTATGAAGGAAGATTCACAGTTCCAGTATTGTGGGATAAGAAGGAAGGTACAATTGTAAACAACGAATCTGCTGAAATCATCAGAATGTTAAATACTGAATTCAATGGCATTTTGCCAAGTGAATATGCCGAAGTTAATCTTGTTCCAAAAGATTTAGAGTCCCAGATTGACGAATTGAACAGTTGGATTTACGATAACATTAACAATGGTGTTTATAAAGCTGGATTTGCATCCAAACAAGAAGTGTACTCCAAGGAGTGTCAAAATGTGTTTGATCACTTGGATAAAGTGGAAGCCCTTTTGGAGAAAAACCACAATGGTTCAAAAAAGGGAGAATTTTTGTTGGGTAACCAATTGACTGAAGCAGATATCAGATTGTACACAACAATTATCAGATTTGATCCAGTCTACGTTCAACACTTTAAGTGTAATATTGGTATGATCAGAACTCATTATCCATACATACACAATTGGCTTAGATTGTTGTATTGGAAGATTCCTGGTTTCCAAGAAACCACCAACTTTGAGCACATTAAGTATCACTACACTAAGTCCCATATCAAGATTAATCCATATGGCATAACACCATTAGGTCCAGTGCCAAATATTTTACCATTGGAAGAAAAGTAA
- the RSR1 gene encoding Ras-related protein, putative (From CGD: RAS-related protein; GTP/GDP cycling required for wild-type polar bud site selection, hyphal growth guidance; role in systemic virulence in mouse; geranylgeranylation predicted; suppresses S. cerevisiae cdc24-4 mutant heat sensitivity;~spliced gene) yields the protein MRDYKVVVLGAGGVGKSSITVQFVQGVYVESYDPTIEDSYRKQIEVDGRACDLEILDTAGVAQFTAMRELYIKSGKGFLLVYSVTDENSLKELLALREQVLRIKDSDNVPMVLVGNKCDLEDDRVLSIEDGVKVSQDWGLVPFYETSAMYKTNVDEAFIDVVRQIMRKEAAISAEKKQQKELQKQQQQQQQQQAAEGQQQQQKSGKSKSSASQKDSATDGQSDVNARLKQSINDHPKSSSGSKCCTIM from the exons ATGAGA gaCTATAAAGTTGTAGTATTGGGTGCCGGTGGGGTAGGTAAATCCTCAATCACTGTGCAATTTGTCCAGGGTGTATACGTTGAAAGTTATGATCCTACAATTGAAGACTCCTACAGAAAGCAAATTGAAGTAGATGGCAGGGCTTGTGATCTAGAGATTTTAGATACAGCAGGGGTAGCCCAATTCACAGCCATGAGGGAATTATACATTAAAAGTGGTAAAGGATTCTTATTAGTATACTCGGTCACCGATGAGAATTCGCTTAAAGAATTGTTAGCCCTTCGTGAACAAGTATTGAGAATAAAAGATAGTGACAATGTTCCTATGGTATTGGTTGGGAACAAATGTGATTTAGAAGATGACCGTGTTTTAAGTATAGAGGATGGGGTGAAAGTGAGTCAAGATTGGGGATTAGTCCCATTCTATGAAACAAGTGCCATGTACAAAACAAATGTGGATGAAGCGTTCATTGACGTTGTCAGACAAATCATGAGAAAAGAAGCTGCTATCAGTGCCgaaaagaaacaacaaaaagaattacaaaaacaacaacaacagcaacaacaacaacaagctGCCGAAggacaacaacaacaacaaaaatcaGGAAAATCCAAATCGTCTGCATCGCAAAAGGACTCAGCCACAGATGGTCAATCAGATGTCAATGCAAGATTgaaacaatcaattaatgatcACCCAAAGTCTAGCTCAGGAAGCAAGTGCTGCACCATTATGTGA
- the MDL1 gene encoding ATP-dependent permease, putative, translating into MIRMNRLVFSKVFTTSCKSVGKIPFAKSTTRVNTRHFKPTSILQQIRFNSNSSTTANTEVNSNDSTNTQSNAKKPRPKLTSEIFKLLRLAKPESKLIFFALICLVTTSATSMALPLMIGKIIDTTKKDDDDHEKDKEDKDDTQPGDKLIFGLPQPQFYSALGVLFIVSASTNFGRIYLLRSVGERLVARLRSRLFSKILAQDAYFFDLGPSKTGMKTGDLISRIASDTQIISKSLSMNISDGIRAIISGCVGLSMMCYVSWKLSLCMSLIFPPLITMSWFYGRKIKALSKLIQENIGAMTKVTEEKLNGVKVIQTFSQQHSVVHSYNQEIKNIFNSSMREAKLAGFFYSTNGFIGNVTMIGLLIMGTKLIGAGELTVGDLSSFMMYAVYTGSSVFGLGNFYTELMKGIGAAERVFELVEYQPKISNHLGKKVDELNGDIKFKGIDFTYPSRPDSSIFKNLNLHIKQGENICLVGPSGSGKSTVSQLLLRFYDPEKGTIQIGDDVIADFNLNHYRSKLGYVQQEPLLFSGTIRDNILFGKEDATDEEINNALNLSYASNFVRHLPDGLETKIGASNSTQLSGGQKQRVSLARTLIRNPKILILDEATSALDSVSEEIVMQNLIQLNKNKGVTLISIAHRLSTIKNSDRIIVFNQDGQIVEDGKFNELHNDPNSQFNRLLKSHSLE; encoded by the coding sequence ATGATCAGGATGAACAGATTGGTATTTTCTAAGGTTTTCACGACTTCTTGTAAAAGTGTGGGAAAAATACCTTTtgcaaaatcaacaaccaGAGTCAATACCCGCCATTTCAAACCAACATCAATACTACAACAAATAAGATTCAATTCTAATCTGTCGACGACAGCAAACACTGAAGTCAATTCTAATGATTCAACAAATACTCAATCAAATGCCAAAAAACCACGACCCAAATTAACTAGCGAAATCTTCAAACTTTTAAGATTAGCGAAACCGgaatcaaaattgattttttttgcctTGATATGTTTGGTAACAACTTCAGCTACAAGTATGGCATTACCTTTAATGATTGGGAAAATTATAGACACAACGAAAaaagatgatgacgatCACGAGAAAGATAAGGAAGATAAAGATGACACACAGCCAGGagataaattgatatttggtCTTCCTCAACCACAGTTCTATTCAGCATTAGGCGTGTTATTCATAGTTAGTGCCAGCACCAATTTCGGTAGAATATACTTATTAAGGTCTGTTGGGGAAAGATTAGTGGCACGTTTGAGATCACGTTTGTTTCTGAAGATTTTGGCCCAGGATGCTTACTTTTTTGACTTGGGCCCTTCAAAGACTGGAATGAAAACAGGTGACTTGATATCAAGAATTGCTAGTGACACACAGATTATTTCTAAAAGTCTTAGTATGAATATAAGTGATGGAATAAGAGCAATCATTAGTGGATGTGTGGGATTATCCATGATGTGTTATGTTTCATGGAAATTATCGTTATGCATGAGTTTGATTTTCCCACCATTGATTACAATGTCATGGTTTTATGGTAGAAAAATTAAGGCATTGTCCAAGCTAATCCAGGAAAATATTGGAGCCATGACTAAAGTGacagaagaaaaattgaatggtGTTAAGGTGATACAAACATTTTCTCAACAACATTCTGTTGTTCATTCCTATAATCAAGAAATcaagaatatttttaatagtTCAATGAGAGAGGCTAAATTAGCAGGGTTTTTCTACTCAACCAACGGATTCATTGGAAATGTCACCATGATTggattattgataatgggCACCAAATTGATAGGGGCGGGGGAATTGACTGTTGGTGATTTGTCAAGTTTTATGATGTATGCCGTATATACAGGTTCGTCTGTTTTTGGACTTGGGAATTTTTACACAGAGTTGATGAAAGGAATAGGGGCTGCTGAAAGAGTTTTCGAATTAGTGGAATATCAGCCAAAAATCTCCAACCATTTAGGGAAAAAAGTGGATGAGTTGAACGGAGATATAAAATTTAAGGGAATTGATTTCACTTACCCATCACGTCCTGATTCttctattttcaaaaatttgaatcttCACATTAAACAAGGagaaaatatttgtttGGTGGGGCCATCAGGAAGTGGTAAATCCACTGTGAGTCAATTGCTTTTGAGATTTTATGATCCAGAAAAGGGTACTATTCAAATTGGCGATGATGTTATCGCGGACTTTAACTTGAATCACTATAGATCGAAATTGGGTTATGTTCAACAAGAACCTTTGTTGTTCAGTGGTACTATCAGGGACAATATCTTATTTGGGAAAGAAGATGCCactgatgaagaaattaataatgcTTTAAACTTAAGTTACGCCTCTAACTTTGTCAGACACTTGCCAGATGGTCTAGAAACCAAGATTGGTGCTTCAAATTCTACACAGTTGAGTGGAGGTCAAAAGCAGAGAGTGTCATTAGCAAGAACATTGATACGAAATCCgaaaattttaattctaGATGAGGCTACATCAGCATTGGATTCCGTAAGTGAAGAGATAGTGATGCagaatttgattcaattgaataagaATAAAGGGGTGACTTTGATTTCTATCGCCCATCGTTTGTCGacaattaaaaatagtGATAGAATTATTGTGTTTAACCAAGATGGCCAAATAGTAGAGGATGgtaaatttaatgaattacaTAACGATCCAAACAGTCAATTCAATAGACTATTAAAAAGTCATTCTTTAGAATAA